In Salvelinus fontinalis isolate EN_2023a chromosome 8, ASM2944872v1, whole genome shotgun sequence, the genomic stretch gaagtatgcgtggggtcattgtccatttggaagacccatttgcaaccaagctttaacttcctgattgatgtcttgggatgttgcttcaatatatccacataattttcctccctcatgatgccatctattttgtgaagtacaccagtccctcctgcagcaaagaacccctaaaacatgatgctgccacccctgtgcttcatggttgggatggtgttcttcggcttgcaagcctcccccattttcctccaaacataacgatggtcattatggccaaacagttctatttttgcttcatcagaccagaggacatttctcccaaaagtacgatctttgtccccatgtgcagttgcaaaccgtattctggcttttttatggcggttttggagaagtggcttcttccttgctgagaggcctttcaagttatggcgatataggactcgttttactgtggatatagatactttgtactggtttcctccagcatcttcacaaggtcctttgctgttgttctgggattgatttgcacttttcgcaccaaagtacgttcatctctaggagacagaacacgtctccttcctgagcggtatgatggctgcgtgggcccatggtgtttatacttgcattctattgttcgtacagatgaacgtggtaccttcaggcgtttggaaattgctcccaaggatgaaccagacttgtggaggtctaggctgatttcttttgattttcccatgatgtcaagcaaagaggcactgagtttgaaggtaggccttgaaattcatccacaggtacacctccaattgactcaaatgatgtcaattagcctatcagaagcttctaaagccaagacataattttctggaattttccaagctgtttaaaggcacagtcaacttagtgtatgtaaacttctgacccactggaattgtgatacagttaattataagtgaaataatctgtctgtaaacaattgttgtaaaatgtacttgtgtcatgtacaaagtagatgtcttaactgacttgccaatgtaacggatgtgaaatggctagctagttagcgggtacgcgctaatagcgtttcaatcagttacgtcacttgctctgaaacctagaagtagtggttccccttgctctgcaagggccgtggcctttgtggagcgatgggtaacgacgcttcgtaggtgactgttgttgatgtgtgcagagggtccctggttcgcgcccgaggtcggggcgaggggacggtttaaagttatactgttacattgatgctgttgacctggatcactggttgctgcggaaaaggaggaggtcgaaaggggggtgagtgtaacggatgtgaaatagctagctagttagcgggtacgcgctaatagcatttcagtcagttacgtcacttgctctgaaaactagaagtagtggttccccttgctctgcaagggccgtggcttttgtggagcgatgggtaacgacgcttcgtgggtgactgttgttgatgtgtgcagagggtccctgcgtcggggcgaggggacgtactaaagttatactgttacaccaaaactatagtttgttaacaagaaatatgtggagtggttgaaaaatgagttttaatgactccaacctaagtgtatgtaaactttcgacttcaactgtaggtgatcTCCCCCATAGGTCCACCTCTTTGTCATAAAATTTCTGCTGCAGAAGCTATGGGGCTGCACACAAAATTAAAGAGAGGGTTTATGTGTGAGGTTCAAACTGCTTTAATTCTACATGATGAGGGTTCAGATGAGATGTATGTATTTGCGGATCCTCACCCACATAAGCAGGGGGTCCACATGCTGTGGTGAGCACACTGCTCTTCCAACTTGGACAGGCCAAAGTCACTGACAATCTTGGAATCTATAGACGAAGTCTGATATAGTAAGTTCTCAGGCTGGGAGGAATAATAATGATAACAATaataacagcaacaacaacaacaacaacaataataataataacaataataataatgatcacaataataacaataataatactaacaataacaataataataaaagaATGTCCATAATGCTTTATTGACAATtaagctctgtctgtctgtctgtctgtctgtctatttaaCACTGCTACCAAACTATAAAGCAGATCACCTTCGGGTCCATGCGTTAAATGATATTATAACAGCTGGAGGACAGTTGTACATTCAAGTCCCTGTGTAaagttgttacgttccccagtttctgtgttgttgtgggtttgtatgtgtgtattcaGGAAATGGCATCCTGGATTCCTCACGCAGCTGATTGGTCAGCCCCATCGCTGATTGGAGCTCTGACCCCTCACTCTCATCAGGGGAAACAGCTGGCTCTTCAATTACCAACTCCTTCTACAGCTTGATAAAAGCTAGTGCTCCTTTGTCAGAGAGAGAGCTTCTTTTTATGTCCTGTGTTGATTGTTGTGGCAGTCAGTAAAAGTTTTGTTGATATTATTTTGTAGCTGCTCCTTCAGAGGTATGTGTATGCCAATAGGACTTAGTGTTTTTTGTTAATGAAATTTTTCACTTAAAGTATTGGTAATTAGTTACATACATCACCCGTAGTATTTATCTATGCACACCTGGGCGGACCccccccctgtattttggttagtgcgCACCAGGTAGTGCTAaaagttaggtaagtagtgggaaGGCAGGTAACGTACTGTAGGAGAGGGCACTCTTTAATTTGTACTTTCTTTGGTTCTGTCCAGACCCTTTTCCCCACGTTACCGTTTTAAGGAAGAATAAATTCCCTGTAAACGGTATTTTTCTCTACCTCTGTTGTCCTTCCCCGCAACTAAGATCACATGCttttcactccacggggagttcgagatgtagcagggtgttgcgttccctccaaAAGGCGTACGTAGTAACATGTGATATTATAACAGCTAGAGGACAGTTGTACATTCTGGTCCCTGTGCACGATACCCAGCTGGTGGAGTTATTGGACTGTTTCCAGAACCTGCAGTAGGACAGGGCTGGCATCTCTCTGTGTAGCTCCCCCTCTCCAGAATACGGTCCAGACATTTGCCTCCTGTAAACACTATTGTGACAAGCTTTTCATTTCGGGGTAAACACCGTAGCTCATTTATTATTTGACTCAACTTTTTTCTCGGGTGCGGGGACAAGCCTTCTATTGTAATGTGAAATATAAGAGATGGGATGAACAATCAATCTTAGATTATATAATTACTGGGCATCTAAAGTCAGATTCCACCACGCAGAGTCATAAGAGAAAGTGTTGACGATGTCTCAAAGGTCTCCTCCATTGCCACCATGTTGGGATGGTTGATTCtggtataaaaaatataaaaaagtgtTTTGTATTCGTTAAACATGACACTAACCTACGGAGCGCTGCAATCTCATTCTCCAACATGCCCTCTTTTCCATTTTAGCACCCTCTTGCGGATACACTTGACAGCTACAAGTCTCAGGGTACGGCAGTGCTGAGCCACCCGCACCTCAGAAATGGATCCCCTGAAACACCCCCACATATTATTAGTAACCATTCATACAGGCTCTGGCTGTCATTGCTTTGTTTTGGAAAATAATTATTTAATCATCTGATCCCGTCTGACGTTTCGGGGGTTCCTCTGCTAAAGTTTTTCAATACTTAATATAGGAAGAATGTGCCATGATAGCTGTAAACATCAAGGCATCAAGGTAATGTCTCTCTCAGAATTGTATGGCAACATACATTTGTAGTAAAGTGCAGTGTAAAGAAGCATAGATCTGCTAAACTATAAGACAGTCACTCTCCCAGCTTCTCTCTCAGATCAGACACTGTTGTGATGTCCTATTCTTTCTTTCTGAATTCCTTCACCAGAGCCATTTTCAATAGGCTTTGTACAATGGGAAAAGAGGAAAAATATGATGCCTTTATCTGACCAGAAATCATTAATTCACCATTCAAATGAAAAGCAATAAGGTTATTCAACCAACCCAATTACACTGGTAAGTTGTTTGGCTAAACATAACCTGGCTATGTCACTGAACAATGCACACCACTGTCCATCACAACAACCACAACCTCTAGAATAAACACAAATGTAAATCTTTACTATTATGTTGAGAGTAGTACATATTTTATATTCTAAAGTGTTTTGAACTGTCTAACCAGCCAAATCCTTTTAAAAAGGTGTTCAACTGAAATGTCCAGTATCTGTCATATTATTCATGAGATAATTCTGGAAGTAATCAGAGTCACTCTTTATACTGCTGTGCAGGTTTCTGACAGCTGTACAGTAAACTCAGTCACATGTCCATGCCAAATATGTCTGTACAAGGGATTCACTATTACATTTTCCAACAGTGGAGCCAAAATGTTAAAATGCAGAATATAATTTCCCTTCAGGTGTATTTTGAATATATATTTTGATAGTGTTCGAAGGCTATTATATTAGCCCCAAATAGCATGGCAGGATGACTTGGTAAAATCTAACCTAATCCTAGCTCTCACAAATAAGAAATTACGATTCAAAGAAACTGTAATGTATCTGGAAAGTGTTTGGTTATAAATAATAATATGGTGCTGTTTACCTGTTGATTGTGGTAGTGGATAATTATTCTGACTGTCAACGGTCGTCACAGTTCTTCTCTCCATACAGATGTCACCACTCTCCCTAGCCTCTATGAGCTTTCATTGAAAATCAAACTTCTTTTTCTGAAGCATCCTTGTCCAACCCACCCACACTATCCACAAAAAAAGCTGACTTTTTAAAAAGGATAGAGCAGAAAAAAACAGTGAAAGAGAGCAAGGATGTGAACTGCCTCTCACAGTTATTCATTGCATCCACTTCACAAGAACAAGCCATGTGCTAGCAGCTTACTGCCAAGAGGAACTACTCAGTTCAACATACCGTATGCAGTACATTTCTTTGCATGTGGCACATTAAGTTTGGTAACACTGTTTGCACTTTGTCCAATTTGTTTTATTATAATAAATGTTCAGGGAGAAAGCAATGTGCACCAGTTTACTTGCAGGTTGTCTGAGCCTGTGAAGGAAGCACCGCAGACCATTAGCTATATTTACATGATGAAACCTGGCTTTTGTCTCTGCAACAGCAACCTGTACTATCCTTCTATGGGCACAGGGTTATCCAGTGAATCGATCTAATCCACCTGGCACAAAGAACTCAAACAAACCTGTCGGGCAGAAGAGCAGTCTATACAACAGTCTGCATGCCTTTCACGACAGAGTATCTGCTCAGTAGAGGAAGATGCATTTACACAAAGGACATAGTCATGCTTTGGGAACGAAAATATAAACAAATAATTTAATTAATTATTGTGCCTAGTCTATCTGAAATCAAATGATATACGTATACTATTATGAATATTATTTTAAATAAAATTACACTCCCTATTTATAATTTAAAATATGCTGTTCGACAAAGTAATTTCAAACTTCTAACTGCTGTGTAGAATTCAAATTGTCCTGAGTGATAACTGATAACATCCCATACTGTCCATGTAAATGTGAAGAATATTACAAAATTATCCCTCTGATGTTTGGACATTTAGCCACTAGGGAGAGACATTGTATCAATATGCTACCTTCATGTTTCAAGTACAACCTTTGAGAATGCAGAGGCCATCTGTAAACTCTTCATTATAACACAATCAGTGAAACTAGTACTAAAATCTGGTAAATTGGTACTAAAAGGCATCCTGAGTTGcagacaggtttcctccagatttcCCCAATAGATTTGGATTGGAAAtaaggctaggggttagggctaCGGCTAGGGTTGAGCCAGGGCATGGACATGAAACCAGGGTTGTGACATCCCAAGGATCCTGGATAGCACCTACTGCTTTTTATAGGGTCTCTGATGTTATTGTCCGTAGTTTTGTGTCCCTGTTTTAACTAGAAAGACAGATCTTCTAACTGTAACACACTAACAAAGCTGCTTCAGgccccttctctttctccagaGGACCCTAGACATTCCTCATCAGGAAACGTAAACTGGCAATTATCTTTATCCCTTCACAATCAACCAGTTTACAGCAAATAGTTTACCTTACCTCTGCAGTGTGCAGATTTCAAATATCATAAAATATACTTAGACGGCAGCTATATACCTTTCGTGTCAACGGAGGAACTCTAAAAGTCCATCTGTCATCTCTGAAGACTGTCCGCTTAGGAGGTTAACAACAAACCATTCTCTCTAGCTAAACTTGTGAACCATcacgatggggggggggggggggggggggtatgtattGGCAGTGCCACTCTCAGCAACGAAGAATGTTATATTtgttatatttaaaaaaagaggAGAACATCGTGAGTCAGCGGCATGGCTATTTCCAAAGTGCCATAAAAGAAGAGGCTGTAACCTTTTCATGGCAGCTGCTCCTAAGTCACGGGTTCTATTCAGGAATAAACTTAGAGCAAAACATGTAAGAGTTACCATAGCAGTACCCCCACCTTGCCTTGGCATGGCTACCACGTTACCTCACACATCGTGGCTCTGACAAAGACATCCGGGCAACTCCCAACATATTTGTGTTTCAGCACGTTGGCAGTCCAATACACTTTCAACAACGGAGTGTGAGAATTACAAGCAGGAAATCACATACCGTAGTTGTAATCTCTCCTGTTACAATCTTAATCAAGGACAAGAGGTGGTGAAATGCATTATAAGGGTTGCTATGTGCAGTGAACACTTCAAAGAATCGTTCAAGCGTTCATGTGATGGCAGAGGCTTGACTTCCAACAAACTGCAACGTCAGGTTCAAGAATTAAACCCACTGTACTATACAATGATTCTGTGCTCATGGAGAAGACAGAATAAACACCTGCTTCTGAAGCACTTCATTATGACCTGATGATCGAGAAAAGCCAGTGAAGTGAGATGGAGACAGTTTCATGGCTTTCTCTCTGTTATTCAACGGTTATGTTTCAACATTGCCTACCTGTTTGTGGCACGCTCAATTTCAATAATATACAAATAAACTATATCCATGTATCTGTATGGCAGAAatacagtggggtctgaaattattgacacccttgataaagagggTGAAAAGAAGATAAATTactgtttaaaataaataattaaaatactgagctatattgtatgggggaaaaaaaaaagggaaattatattattttttataccaatacaattgctcagataaatagattttgtttaacaagtcacacGTTTTTTTCACCCAAAGATTGACACCCTTAAAGATTCTTTGAATTAAAGTAATTAAAAGATGGATACTatcatgattatggataatcctaaATTAATCGTGAATAATAATGAGTGAAAAAGTTACAGTGGGTCAAAGATCATACATGCTAAACTCTCACCATTATCAATGAAAGGGGATCTTAACATGTCTCGGGGGTATGATTTTTCaccctctgtaactttcttacacatcattattcatgattcattgaGGATTATATGTAATAATGGTAGCATCAACATtattgtagaagtgtttagaaacctataatattcttatttacaaaattACCTAATACATTATTTAGCATtgatttctattgggcacaaaataatcagaaacacaaccaaaatgaactggaaatgcatccaacaagtttgtagagtcacaagattGGTGTTATCATTGAGTGCAAGGAATAtgagaccaaatactaaacttttgactactgtaTTTCtaagaatctttaggggtgtcaatcattttcacccctacctttttgagagagaaaaatgaCTTATCAAACAAAATCTCTGAGCAATTATATTAGTATAAAATACCGTAATATAAtttccccattttttttttttagcatacaatatagatcaatatttgaattatttattttatacagccattattgctcatctttatcaagggtgcagtggtgtaaagtacttaagtaaaaaatactttaaagtactacttaagtagttttttggagatctgtactttactttactatttacttCACTACGTTCCTAAAgcaaattatgtactttttaatccatacattttccctgacacccaaaagtactcattatattttgaatgcttaacaggacaggaaaatggtccaattcacccacttatcaagagaacatccctggtcatccctactgcatctgatctggtggactcaataaacgcaaatgcttcgtttgtaaatgatgtctgagtgttggagtgtggctcTGGCTATCCGTACACTTAAAAAACATCAAAATGGtggcgtctggtttgcttaatataaggaatttgaaattatttatacttttacttttgatagttaagtatattttagcaattacatttacttttgatactttagtatatttaaaaccaaatacttttagacttttactcaagtagtattttactgggcgaCTTTCACTTTTATTAGTCATTTTCAATTAAGGTATATTTACTTTCACTCATGTATGACCATTGGGTAATTTTTCCTCCACTGCAAGGCtgttaataatatatatagaatatatatgcAGGAACAGTGTAGCCTAATTACTACCCCAGAAAATGTGTAATCTGTATTTTGAAACTCCTTGATGTTGCTTTTTTTTAACCAAGAAATATTGTTCCAGACCACTCAGAAGCCTTCATTGTGATGTCATGTCAAAAACAGATATATCACTGTTCCCAGGAATAGCTCACCTACGTCGGGCATTCACAATTTCAAGAATTTACTACAGTAATAAAATATACTGACAATGAAGACTTCTGAGTGGCCTGGGACAATAATTCAAAACATATTATAAATGCATGTATAATGCTTTATAAAAATGTTTACCTTCAATGTGAGCGGTCACAGCAGGCAGGAGATCCGCCGAATGTAAAGTGCAATGTTGTGAGAGCCGCAGTTGGGTGACTGCCATGGTCCCAGATGGCACCATACGCAGCGGAGTGCCTGACTTGGTCCCAGATGGCACCATACGCAGCGGAGTGCCTGACATGGTCCCAGATGGCACCATACGCAGCGGAGTGCCTGACTTGGTCCCAGATGGCACCATACGCAGCGGAGTGACTGACATGGTCCCAGATGGCACCATACGCAGCGGAGTGCCTGACTTGGTCCCAGATGGCACCATACGCAGCGGAGTGACTGACATGGTCCCAGATGGCACCATACGCAGCGGAGTGACATGGTCCCAGATGGCACCATACGCAGCGGAGTGCCTGACATGGTCCCAGATGGCACCATACGCAGCGGAGTGCCTGACTTGGTCCCAGATGGCACCATACGCAGCGGAGTGCCTGACATGGTCCCAGATGGCACCATACGCAGCGGAGTGCCTGACTTGGTCCCAGATGGCACCATACCCAGCGGAGTGCCTGACTTGGTCCCAGATGGCACCATACGCAGCGGAGTGCCTGACTTGGTCCCAGATGGCACCATACGCAGCGGAGTGACTGACATGGTCCCAGATGGCACCATACGCAGCGGAGTGACATGGTCCCAGATGGCACCATACGCAGCGGAGTGCCTGACATGGTCCCAGATGGCACCATACGCAGCGGAGTGCCTGACTTGGTCCCAGATGGCACCATACGCAGCGGAGTGCCTGACATGGTCCCAGATGGCACCATACGCAGCGGAGTGCCTGACTTGGTCCCAGATGGCACCATACGCAGCGGAGTGACTGACATGGTCCCAGATGGCACCATACGCAGCGGAGTGCCTGACTTGGTCCCAGATGGCACCATACGCAGCGGAGTGCCTGACTTGGTCCCAGATGGCACCATACGCAGCGGAGTGCCTGACATGGTCCCAGATGGCACCATACGCAGCGGAGTGACATGGTCCCAGATGGCACCATACGCAGCGGAGTACCTGACATGGTCCCAGATGGCACCATACCCAGCGGAGTGCCTGACTTGGTCCCAGATGGCACCATACGCAGAGGAGTGCCTGACTTGGTCCCAGATGGCACCATACGCAGCGGAGTGCCTGACATGGTCCCAGATGGCACCATACGCAGCGGAGTGCCTGACATGGTCCCAGATGGCACCATACGCAGCGGAGTGCCTGACTTGGTCCCAGATGGCACCATACGCAGCGGAGTGCCTGACTTGGTCCCATTAGTAGaggcagtggcgattttagcatgtaaatcttggtggggcaaccccccccccccccccccccccaaaaatgcatgcatgccagcaaagccactacacaacactaaacaacactacacaacactaaacaacactaaacaacactaaacaacactaaacaacactaaacaacactaaacaacactacacaacactacacaacactaaacaacactaaacaacactaaacaacactacacaacactacacaacactaaacaacactacacaacactacacaacactaaacaacactaaacaacactacacaacactacacaacactaaacagtgCATAAATTGCACTGTACCGGTAACAAAGGGTtgccacaaactgttagggcctacataaagctgtccaaacagcagagtcccaacaccttacccctgctacacctggctatcagcggagccttatctggcagcgaaacagttcattcagcctcatttactgcctttaaaaaaaacatagctgatatggctgactttctTAAACAAAtggggtttctactgacaattgagatgtgcaaagtatggcataagggaacgatgagcggataagaggcaatccgtaatttcgattaagatgTTCATGAGAGAGTTAGggcggacgtagtcaatataactaaactcagcaaaaaaagaaacgtcatctcactgtcaactgcgtttattttcagcaaacttaacatgtgtaaatatttgtatgaacataacaagattcaacaactgagacataaactgaacaagttccacagacatgtgactaacagaaatttaataatgtgtacctgaacaaagggggggggtcaaaatcaaaagtaacagtcagcatctggtgtggccaccagctgcattacgtactgcagtgcatctcctcctcatggactgcaccagatttgccagttcttgctgtgagatgttaccccactcttccaccaaggcaccaagttcccggacatttctggaaggaatggccctagccctcaccctccgatccaacaggtcccagacgtgctcaatgggattgagatccgggctcttcgctggccatggcagaacactgacattcctgtcttgcaggaaatcacgcacagaacgagcagtatggctggtggcattgtcatgctggagggtcatgtcaggatgagcctgcaggaagggtaccacatgagggaggaggatgttttccctgtaacgcatagcgttgagattgcctgcaatgacaacaagctcagtccgatgatgctgtgacacaccgccacaaaccatgacggaccctccacctccaaatcgatcccgctccagagtacaggcctcggtgtaacgctcattccttcgacagtaaacacgaatccgaccatcacccctggtgagaaaaaaacacaactcgtcagtgaagagcactttttgccagtcctgtctggtccaatgacggtaggtttgtgcccatagacgacgttgttgccggtgatgtctggtgaggacctgccttacaacagtccTATAAGCCCtcggtccagcctctctcagcctattgcggacagtctgagcactgatggagggattgtgcgttcctggtgtaactcgggcagttgttgttgccatcctgtgcctgtcccgcaggtgtgatgttcggatgtaccgatcctgtgcaggtgttgttacacgtggtctgccactgcgatgaCGATCAGCTgtacgtcctgtctccctgtagcgctgtcttaggcgtctcacagtacagacattgcaatttattgccctggccacatctgcagtcctcatgcctccttgcagcatgcctaaggcacgttcacgcagatgagcagggaccctgggcatctttcttttggtgttttttacCCCAAAAGAaaaacagtcagtagaaaggcctctttagtgtcctaagttttcataactgtgaccttaattgcctaccgtctgtgagctgttagtgtcttaacaactgttccacaggtgcatgtttattaattgtttatgaTTCATTGAACGAGCATGGGAAACACTGCttaaatcctttacaatgaacatctgtgaagttatttggatttttacgaattatcaaTGAAAGACAAGGTCCTAAAAAAGggatatttctttttttgctgagtttatttgttcagcacttttgaaatgtacagcaatagAATTCAGAACACGGGTCGTTTTCCtatagtgttctccctgtacaccaagtcagaacagtaggataaataaaaggggcatataagcagacaatgaaagctcttacagtaTTCGATGAATTATGAGGCTAAATTATGAGGGGCTAAATTATGAGGGGAAATGGGACCAAATTCTTAGGGTGAGGctcatgggctactaacagcttactacacaacatacacttagtattacttttttagctacagtatacatatctctctggaatattacatcatttatgcagcagcatacaagacatgtttggactcaccttgttgtgctgtgctcacttgatcAGGAAGGTGGCGCAAATTTTGTCATGGGcagattttgtcatcaaactttgtcatcaaagtctggcattctctggatttatggtgctttccaGACAAATGTGAAATCAAAAAACACAAGGtaaaatcatgacatcagtgatgcccgagttcccgacttgcaattcccgagttggatgaccgttcaaagtgTATTTTCTCCAGTCGGTGCATGTTttctttcagagttcccagttgtctggaactcactgaagtctgagatttcccagttccgagtttccaggtGTTCTGAACGCTGCAGAAGTCATGCTGtcttgacagcatggccaatgttgaatgtttatccgtttaagcttggaaaagagacccttaaattaaacccagacttggaccacacactccactgaatagcaggctagtgatttctttg encodes the following:
- the pnck gene encoding LOW QUALITY PROTEIN: calcium/calmodulin-dependent protein kinase type 1B (The sequence of the model RefSeq protein was modified relative to this genomic sequence to represent the inferred CDS: inserted 4 bases in 2 codons; deleted 1 base in 1 codon; substituted 3 bases at 3 genomic stop codons); protein product: MALVKEFRKKEXDITTVSDLREKLGEGSISEVRVAQHCRTLRLVAVKCIRKRVLKGKEGMLENEIAALRRINHPNMVAMEETFETSSTLSLMTLLFTGGKCLDRILERGSYTEXDASPVLLQVLETVQXLHQLGIVHRDQNPENLLYQTSSIDSKIVSDFGLSKLEEQXVLTTACGPPAYVAPXLLQQKFYDKEVDLWGRSPTVEVENVIVS